CCACCCAGGGCGAGCACCCCGGCGGTACGCGGGTCGTGCGGCAGCCGTGCGATCACCGGCAGTTTCAGGGCACGACTGATCTCGGCTCGCCCGTGGCCGCCACCGACCAGCAGCAGCCGCAGTGTGCCCGGCGGCACCCGGTGCTCGGCGAAGTCCCGTTCGATCGCGGTGACCACCGCACGGGTGCCGGAGAGGTCCGGCAGTTGCGCCCGGGTCACCAGCAGCACCACGGAGGCGGCTCGCAGCAGCGGCCACGGTGGTCCGGTCACGTGCAGCCGGCCGCAGTCGACCAGCACGTCGTAGCCGGGGGTGCCGCGGTCCAGGGCGTTGAAGTAGTCGGCGAACCGCTGCCAGAGCGGGGTGACGCTGCCACCCTGGGTCGGGTCGACGAGCCCGGGCAGCAGCAGTCGTTCCCGGCGGGGTGCGTCCAGGTCGACGAGCTGCGACCAGAACGCGGTCTCCAGGTTGCCATCGCGTAGCTCCCCGACGGCCAGCTCGCCGATCCCGCGCGGGCCTTCCAACTGGCCGCCGAGGTAGCCGGCGAGGATCGAGCCGCCGGCCGGGTCGCATTCGGCGAGCACCAGTCGTCGGTGCCAGGCCAGCGCGCAGGCCAGCGCCGAGGTCGTGACGCCGGGCGAACCCTTCGCGGACACCAGCGCGATGATCGCCATGCTCAGGCCGCCTCGGTCAGCACGACGGCGATGCGCCCTTGCGCGGCGAGCGCCACCACCGCGGGCACGTCCCGGGCGGGGAGCGCCAGGTACAGCACCTTGTCGTCGTTGGCCGGGCTGACCATGTCGATCACGGTGGCGGCGAACCTGGTGCCGGTGGCGTCCACCGCCGCGGTGGTGCTGCGGTCCGGGGTGCTCACCAGCAGGACCTTGTCCCCGGGGTGCAGTTGGCGAGCTGGCACCTGGGCGGTCTTCAGGCCGAGCGCGATCTGCTGCTGGCCCGGGCCGAGCAGCGGGTTGTCGGTGATCTGCCCCAGGGTGAGCAGGGTGCCCGGGACGAGTGCCACCGCGGCTCGTTTGCCGACCACCTCGTCGAGCCGGCTGGCGGGCACCGGGCGCAGCCCCTGGCCGCCGGCGACCTGCACGGTGATCAGGTCGGAGGCGCTGATCTCCCGGCCCACCTCCACCTGCCGGGACACCGCGAGATAACTGCCGGTGGCCCGGACCGAGGTGACCGCGAACGCCGCGCCCAGCCCACCGAGGGCGATCAGGAGTACGGCGAGACCGAGCAGTCCTGGGCGGACCCGGCGCTGGCGGACCACCTTGGGAGGGTTGACCGGCGCGTCCACCGACCCGGTTCCGTTGCGCGTCGCGAGGCTCATCGGGTCACCACCTGGAGTTCGTTGATCTGGATCTGCACGACGCCGCTGTTCCGGGTCACCAGGATTTCTCCGCTCTCGCCGCCGCCGTTCCAGGTCACCGTCCAGTACGTGGTCGCGGTGATGTCGTAGGTGTCGGCCTTCTGGTAGCCGTCGTCGTAACCGCAGTTCGGGGAGGTGCTGCCGGCATGCGTCTTGTTCGTCGGGTCGTATTCGGTGCCGGCGTCGTAGCAGGTGACCTTCTCACCGTTGCCCATGTCCCAGACGATCTCTTTGACCTCCGCCGTGATCTCGACCCGCACGTCCCGGTCGGTCTCGTCGGCGTAGATCGGGCCGAAGTATCTGGTGTCCTGCTCGGACCACATCCACACCGGCAGGCCGACCAGGCCGGGGCCGTTTCTCTTGCGGGGTGCGACCGCCAGTGGGGCGGGCCACAGCTTGATCGACGCCAGGGCGCGACGGGCCAACTCCTCCGGGTCGGGCGGGGCGCCGAAGCCGGGTGGCGGCTCTCGCAGCACGTTGACCTGGTTGCCCACGTCTTCGACGCCGTTGCAGGTCTGCACGTACCACTGCTGACCCTCGGGTGCCTCGTCCTGCGGCGATGCCAGCCGGTAGTAGCAGCCGTCGCTGCTGTTGAACCAGCCCTTGATGTCGTCGTAGCAGGGGATGGTCCGCCCGTTCCACTGGCAGCCGCCACCACCACCGCCACCACCGTTGTCCCCGCCTCCGTTGTCCCCGCCGCCACCGGGATCGCCCGGGTTGCCGGGCTCGTCGTCCCAGACGTGGCAGTCGGGCTGGTCGGGCGGGCAGCTGGCCCCGGGGCCGGCGCGCTGCGCTCCGGCGGCGGGCTGGGGTGCACCGACCACCAGCAGGAGCGCGAGGCCGATCCCGGCGAGTGTGCGCCGAGACGTCGCGGCCCGGGGGGTACGGGTCGGAGCCCCCCTTCCTCCCGAGGTCAGCACGGCTGCTCCCGGTGCAGGGCGCCGGAGCTGATCAGCCAGCGACCGTCGGGATAGCGGGTCGCGGTGGCGGTGGAGATGTGCTTGCCGCCCCCGCTGCCCGGGACCACGCGTTTGTTCTTGGCGTAGACCAGCTGGTAGCCGGTCGTGTCCAGGCAGTCCTGGATCTCGACGGTGGCCGGCTTCGTGTCCAGGCTGACGACGGTCACGGTCGGGTCGGACTTCAACGTCCCGGTGCGCATGGCGCCGTGCTCCTTAGCGTCGCGAATGGACAATTGGACCCGGGTAAGAAGTGGATCAGCGATGAACCGGGACAGTTCCGGCGCGCGCGGATCACTGCGCCCACTCGCCGTCCGCGAGGCTTCGAGATAGCCGGAGTACGCGTCAAGGGCCGCCTTTTCGGCAGCTAGCCGTTCGACGTCGGGATCTGCCCGTTGGCCGTCGTCATGGGTCGCCGTTGGCCGTTCGACGGCCTCCTGCCCGCTGGCGCAGGCGGTGACCGGCGCTGCCGCCGCGACCGCCAGCAGGCAGATTGCCGCTCGTCTGAGCTGGCGTCCGCGCACCGTCGAGCCTCCTCGTGGTCACCCGACGTGGTGAGTGATCACCGCCGCCGGGCATGCGGAAGCGCGCCCGGATCAGCACATCCGGTGCCGTTCATTGCGCTTCTGCATTCACCGTTACGGATCTTCTGCAAATG
The nucleotide sequence above comes from Micromonospora luteifusca. Encoded proteins:
- a CDS encoding ParA family protein produces the protein MAIIALVSAKGSPGVTTSALACALAWHRRLVLAECDPAGGSILAGYLGGQLEGPRGIGELAVGELRDGNLETAFWSQLVDLDAPRRERLLLPGLVDPTQGGSVTPLWQRFADYFNALDRGTPGYDVLVDCGRLHVTGPPWPLLRAASVVLLVTRAQLPDLSGTRAVVTAIERDFAEHRVPPGTLRLLLVGGGHGRAEISRALKLPVIARLPHDPRTAGVLALGGTVRTGRPLMRAAAALEVPLGALLERRQARLAWPVQQGVPDAV
- a CDS encoding SAF domain-containing protein, giving the protein MSLATRNGTGSVDAPVNPPKVVRQRRVRPGLLGLAVLLIALGGLGAAFAVTSVRATGSYLAVSRQVEVGREISASDLITVQVAGGQGLRPVPASRLDEVVGKRAAVALVPGTLLTLGQITDNPLLGPGQQQIALGLKTAQVPARQLHPGDKVLLVSTPDRSTTAAVDATGTRFAATVIDMVSPANDDKVLYLALPARDVPAVVALAAQGRIAVVLTEAA